In Colletotrichum higginsianum IMI 349063 chromosome 1, whole genome shotgun sequence, the DNA window ATCCGAAGGTTTATGTTTTTGCCTCAGCGTAGATCGTTTTTCCCGCCTTGCCTTACAGAATCCGTGCCCATAGCGTAGCTGGCTGGGATAACGCTCATAAACGATCAGAAAGTCCAACGGGTGCGCTGTTTAACCAAAGGGGCGTGGCGATTTTTGGCAGTTTTCGGCCAGTTTTGTCTTGGAATATTCGACCCTTTGTTTCCCAGTCTGTTTCCCAGTCCAGTTTTCGTTTGCCTTCTGTGTCCTGTTTTGTGATCTTGTTGTTGTCGCAATCTTGCTGAAGAGTGAAGGCAAGGTCATCTAAACGCCCTCCATTTGGTAATTCCGGGACGTCACAGTCAAGCTGTACTCCCTTGTATATTTACTGGTACAAGAACAGGTAAAGGCTTCTAGGAAGGACTTTTATTACGACAGGTACTGTGCAGATAGTTGCTGCTATGCATTATGAATTTTTGTCCTCTCCAATGTGATGTGCTAATGGTCATGGTTCCCATACCCATGTCCCTTCATATCCGTGTCTGTGTCGATTCTCATGTCCATACCGACGTTAGACTCTTATAATCGTGTTTCCTGACTCCTCAAGAATTTTTTCCATCTCTTCTAGTGACGAAATTCACCCACTCGCACCTGCACCCACCCGTACCACCGTCAAACCCCCCGAACGATGCGTCCCTATCTTTGCGCGGGTTCACCATCGCGCCACCAAAGCCAATATCGTTGGGTAGGAGTTTGGGGTTCGCCGTGTCGATTCCCTGACGATCGTTCACGGACCAGTGCCACACAAACTTCTCCCCCGACCGACCGCCGTGGGTGTCCATCTTCACGGTAACGGGGTAGGGCATCGTACCAGGTCTCTCGCCGTCGTTGGAGGCCAAGAGCTGCGTACTGTTCGTGGAGCGGGTCCATATCTGCACAAGAAAGCGCGTCTGAGACCACGTCACGAGGAACTTGGCCTCACTGCGACGAGAGCCACCGTTCGTGTCAAGGGGAACGTTGCTCTCGTCTTCGGTGCCGTTAGGTGTGGTGACGGACTTGAGGTAGATGGTGCGCTTGAAGTAGTTGTAAAAGCCATAGTGCTCGGTCGGTAGTCCGCGGTCGTAGAGGCGGACTGGTTGCTGGGAGACGTGGGGAAAGAGTTGAGCGGGGGCTCCGGTGCCGTCTCCTTCGAGGTCTGGAGGAGGTAGAGAGATGGAAATATCTCCTGAGGGCTCCTCCAAGTTCTGACGTCTATCCAGGGCACTGGATCCAACTGATTCGTTTCCAGATTTGAGGACGCTGAGGTAGAATGGCGTTGGCTCGCCCGCCTTCTCGGCAGACTCGATTCCATCCGTCGTATTTCCGAGAAAGTATAGTTCCTCGAAGGCGGGAGGGGTTGGGCTCGGGGAGAAAGCTGAACCTTGCCTCCGGATGTATGATCTAGCTCTAGAGATGATTCCACCAAAGCTCGACCCCCGCTTCTGGGAACTAGAGCCAGGTCGAGGCAGCTCTCCGTTAGGTACATGCCACAGATTGCGAGTGTCGTTGTCCCACTGGATATGCATGATAAATGTCGGCTGATTGGCGCGATAGGGGGCCACTGAATTGTGTTCTTCCTTGGGAAGCGCGCAGCTCCAAACAGTCGAAGGGCTGCTGCAACCAGTCACGGCCGCGGTGTTGTCCGGGCCTACCACTGAAAGAACTCCAGTAGGCATCGGAGGGAAGTCGGTCAGATTGACAAAGATGCTGTCAACTTGCGCAGAGTTATTGTTGCGCGGGATGAGCGTAATGCAGAGAACGATGGTAAGGATGCTCAGTGCAAGACCGACTCCGCATACTCCCAGGCACACACGTCTTCTCTTGCGGCCTTCGCGGCCACTGCGACCGTAGCAGCCACTTGCAGGTATGCACCAACGACCTCTCCAGAAGCCCCCGATTTTACGAGCTGTCATTTCCTCCCTCTCGTGACGTCGGCGCTCGCGCTCGACCCGATGACCGTTTCCTGATGCTTCAAGAAAATGCTCGCCGGGGATGAACGTGCCGGCGAGTCTTTCCGGGAGACGAACCTGTGTGCTCGGAGCGAATCCATTGCCTCCAGTTGATGGTGTCAAGGGAATATCGGTCATTTTGATACCGCCCTGTGAGCTCATTGTGCCGTTGATAGCTGGTGAGATTGGCCCCGGAGACGGCGGGTAGAGCGCTTGCAAGGGATGACCTGTAGGGAAGACAGCCCGATACCTGACAGCtttctgctgctgcggcggcgagtaAGGGGGTGGCTGCTCTGAAATAGCAGGGCTGGGCTCGGCGAGAGAGACCTTCTCTGACTGAACTTGCAGTCTCGGGGTTGCTGAGCGAGAGGAGGCCGTGGGGGATGGATCACGTCTGTCCATTAATGGTGATGGGGTTCTCCTCGGTGTAGGTATTTTGACGATCGGCGTCTGGAAATTGCGTGCTGATGGTTTAGGTGATGCCGGAAGACCGGGTCTCTGTATGGTGGTGGGTTGAATCTGCGATGGCTTGATAATCCCAGGCCCGGAGTCTCTGGGTTTGTAGGCGGGCATGTTTGTATCCTTTTCGCTACCATAGTCACCATGCTCTGCTGCTTTGACTGGCTGCGACTCAGAGTTGTTCTGAACAACGGGACTCTTCCTCTCAAGAAAGGGCGTTGTGATGTGATCCCACCAACCACGTGTCTGAGTAGCTGCGCTGTCCGGACTCTTTGCTACCTCCTTGGTCTTTGTTGACCTTCGGCAGTTCGAGGCCGCCGCTCCGTCTTCTTCGAACAATGTGCACGGGCTGCCTCCGTCgttgtcttcttcttcattaTCCTTCAGAACAACACTGACCACTCTCTCCGGCTGTTTATAAGTGGAGGGTACAGAGGGAACTGGGGGAGCATCACGGGCGACGCGGACCCCGAGACCAGTGGCTTGGGAGTAGATACTGGATGAGCGGTGCGGAGactggaaaggggatgtgGTGTCGGGTGTGTCGGGACTCCAGACTGATCTTTGCTGCGAGGGAGTCAAGGGTGTGACGGTGTCTGGTTTGCTTGTCACCGAATGTTTGTTGGCATATCCGGGCGGCAAGTCATGAGGCGTCTTTAGAACGGCTGTCTGGGGGCTGATTTCCCGGTCGGCCATGTCTGGTGGTAATGCGATTCCGATGACGATTGGGCGGTCGTTGGGGGACAGGTCTTGCTCGAGCGGGCTGCGGCTGGCGCTTTGAGGGGACTTGCCAACGTGGtcggtcttcttcttcagccaATTCCAGTTGCCGACTGAAGCAGAGTTGGGCGATCCCTCGAGAGCTctgagggcggcggcatcgacgaaTTTAGGCTGTTGCAAGTCGGGGTTCCGGTTCTGTTGGGCggtttgttgttgttgcagCGTCGTCATGTCCGTCACCACTTTGATACCGGCCTTTGCGTTTTGTGCCTTTTGTCGTTGGCGTGATTTCAAACGCTTCAGTTTTTGGACAGAGTATCGAGGCTGGGAAAGTCTCGTCGATGCGGGCTTGTTCAGCTTCAGTGGGCTGGGCGCGGCCGTCTTGTCCATGATGAGCActtggtcgtcgtccatgatgGGTGTGACcacatcctcatcctcccaGTCATCTCTGTCATCGTGTGGCCGATGCTCCCGCGTCTTCCGCTGCGACTCTGGGACCCTGTATGAGGACATTTCGATGTGTGTACTgatgtcgttgttgtcgtcgtcgagatcatATGCCGATGTAATAGGATGTTCAAATGGAAATGTATACACGTCGGAGCACCAGATGATGGAATGATTCGAGGATGGAAACTGAAAAGAAAGTTTAAAAACCCCGAGTCGACAAAATTCGTTGAGTCTGTTAGCGAGAGACGAGGTTTATTTGTCGTTGACGGCTGTGTCAAAGATGGGGAAAACGAGGATGTAGTTGTGTCGGTAGTATTGAAGAAAAGTAAATGAAAGAAAGGGAAGGTTCAAAGGAGTGTTGGAATAATTGATAATGAAGTCACCCAAATGGAACACTTAGTCGAAAGTTGTGAATAGGTAGGTGGGCACACAAGGGAACAAGAGAAGGGAAACCAGACGACCACCCACCGAGACTCATTGAACAACCAACATTTGAGAATGCGGAACAAGCAGGGGCGCAGCAGCGCAGCACAAGTAGCTGGCTTCATTATATGACTGGGACGCGTTCACCAGACGGCGGCTCTAAGCCCATAGGTCGCAGCCAGGCCTTATGATGTTTGGATGGACGATGCAGAGAAGCAGTATGAGGTAGGCGCCGAGTCGAGCATCTAGACCCTCTGATTGGTCGTCGTGCCGCTGGCCAATTCTCGGGCCTGCACAGGCGACCGCACTGCTGGCCATTCATTCGGCCGCGGTTCTTGGAGACTGGGACGGCTCTGCGGCATGCAGGATACCCATGAACCGATGGTTGCCTCATATCTCACGAAGGCGAATCACAGCATGGAACGATGCTCGACGGGAGCAGACTGACGGTGCGTGGTTGAGGGTGGAGAATACTTATTGCGGAGTGGCTCCCGACGACTGCGGGCACGTCACGGAGGGGGGCTTGAGATCAACATAATCGAGTGGCTTGTGCACAGCAATGTGGCTGAAGGGAACGCCACCGCCTACCATGCTtctacttacctacctatgtGCCAAGGTACCTGTGTACAGCATCGTGTGGTCCGTCTGACAGTGGTGAGCGTGCTTCCGTCTTTCGGGATCGAAACAGGTCTTGGTCCCGGACGAGCTCCCGGGGGCTACTACTATCTCGGCCGAGCTGTACTCCGTGTCTTTGAACCCCTCAAGAAGTTTGATTATGATCTGGGTAAGTAGCCATTCGAGTGCGCCAACGGCTATGTCCGCTGTCCTCTTCGATGGCTCATCAAGGGTTGAGAGCCCTGATCGATATCAATGAATGGAATCCCAGTTCACCAATCACTGGGGTTCGACACGAAGGATACTATCGCACAAACGCCGAACAGTCCTACCTGGCTGCGCAATGTGCCAATGTTCTGGTGCCCCGCGAGCCAGGCGATGGTATAAAGCATCACACCAGCATCACAGGCAATCAAGCTAACTTCCTGCCCGAGTAGCCCACGTTCGTAACCCGGCTGGTACTTCTCCAGACGGCACGTTCTCAACAGTTGGAGGCACAGGCTTTCCGACCTTCCGTTGTCCCATCTCACGTATCGGCGCGCTAACCAAACCCCCTTATTTCCAAGGCCTTAGGATTGTGTCTTGGCCAGGGATGAAGCGACAGGACCTGACACGTCCGGTCTCAGGTTCTGAGCGGGTGGACGGGGAGCTTTAGGTGGCAGTACACTGGatttcctctctctcgcaaCGACCAAGGGGGGCTCGGTCACAAGTTCAGCCGTTCCTAGATCAGATCAGGGCGTGAGAGAAACTGCACGACGCAAACGTTTGATTGAGATGATGCAAATCTCTTTGTTCTTGCCGACGGCATGGGAAGGTAGTCAGCGGCCGAACAGTGAGTTGGAAGAAGTTCCGCGGAAGCCCCAGCTTTCTCGGAGCGATTGACGGCTGTCGACTCTGGATATGTGTCACAGAAGCGCCGTTGGTCATTTGACAATGGACCAGATGGATGGAGTGAGGACtaagaagagaagaggggaaTCAATCCCCACTCGATCTTGAATACGATCCCTGATCGGGAGGATTAAACAACTCAAAAGTCACTTGCTTAAAGTTGCCCTTGTTTCCCCTTATCTGCAGCTTGGCTATGCCGCGGAAGAACATGTCGGGCTCGACGTCTGGAAACGCCCACCTCGTATTGATATGAGCGCCACCTCGCGAGAGATGAGAGACGTGCTGACTGAGTGATTCGCATCCGCGAAGACGCGAAGGTTCTCCTGCAGGCGACTAGTGAGTGAAGCCGCCCTATGTTGTTCGGTATCCACTAGCATCTCAGTTCGGCGCATGCAAGATGTTTCAGCGGCCAATGGTGGCTCTCCAATTGACTCGAGTCACTGGCGTGGGTGAGAGAACCCGCCCGCATTGATGGCGCCCGTGGTTCGTGTCTTGCCCAGGCGGTGCTTTTATTACGGTTCACCTCCTTACCTCACTCAGTCCGCAATCGCCGCCCCTCGTGTGTTTGTGACTGGCTTGTGAGCCCACCATGCCATCCATcactctctttctctctctctccctttgGTAAGAAAGTCAGGTCTAGTTTGCGgatttcttttttctctgGATAAGTTCTCGGCCTATGACATAGTTCCCGTCGCAACATTCGGATGATAGGCATTATTAttgaggagggagggatgatTAGGAGTCGAGAGTGCTTTTTAGTGAGTCTTAATTGCGAGTCTCCAAGTACCCTCGACCTGGACTCGCGCCGGACCACCAGTATTGTCGCCATGTGTCAGCTACTCGAGTCAACGCAGGGCATCTTGATGCAATATGCAATGTCAGCGGACCACGAGAACCTTGGCGTCCAGGAGCACCCTCCTTCCGACCGGGGGAAAAAAGATCAGACGCACCAGAGAGGCGTGACGGGGTTCTATTCGTGCATGCTGGCGAAAAAAACTTTGGTTGGAAAAATAAAGTAAGGGCTTCTTTTTTAACCTTTTTATTTGGTTAAGTGAGGtccaggcggcgggcgagtGGCCACTGGTGGAAtgcctctctcccttcttATTAATGCGCCTTGGGCCCAGAAGATGCGGTGCGAGCCAAGTCGTCCAGCAAATAGTGGCGCAAAAGGATCTGGCCCCTTTGAATCTCGATGCATTGCAAGTGACGACTTTTTGAAGGGTTCCATTGTTGACCTGCCTTTGGTTCGGGTGGTCAGCGCACTATTCTCCTCGCCGTGGGTGGCACCAGGTGGCCTATCCTCTGTTGTTTTCTGCTGCAACCACCGGCGGTGCGAACGCCCTCTCTATCTCCActggggaagggggaaaacgaACGAGACCCAGCCTGGAGACAGACGActttcctccctcctcccttttCCTGCTTGCACCCGTGCCGTACCATCAACACGACCTGACACTGGAGAACCACCGAATCAAGCCGCCGTTCCCTAGCAGCTGCATACCCACCCACCTAGGCCCTTGTATTTACCACCACCCGCGCATCAAGTAGCGTAGCGGGAACGTCGTCCCCCCTGGCTAGTCACCTGTACAGCCTCACCTGGATTCCACGAACCACCAGAGAGAGCCGCCATTCTGCTTCTGCCCTGGCCGCAAGAAAAGGCGACCCCCCTTTTTTGCGGATACGTCGACCCCCGTCCCTTTTTCACCTCGACATTAGCGAGTCCATCTAAGCTATCGCGTTGTAACCAGACGGCTCGTAAAGTGCCATCTGGTCACAACACTCGACACTCTTTCATCCTGGATCAATCACAGCAATTCGCCGCCTCATCGTCCTTCAGCGATCGAAGGCCAACACGCTCTCACCACCGGCGCCGCTCCTCTGCTTCTGGCGGCCTTGCAGTCACCGTTGACGGCCCAGGCGACCGTGGCTCTTCCCAATTTCTGGGAGTCCACGGCCAGCAGCCTGGTCTCGCGGCCATTCCTGGTACGTCCTAACTCCTCTCTATctatttctctctcttcgacCTGTAGTTCGACCCCGTGACGCACCTACGACCCCCCGTCCTGACACGACACCGACGCAAATACGGGTCGGACAACATTCAAGGGGACCCGCTTGCTGACAGCTCGTGTTCTTTGAATGCTGCAGGCACCCCTAACACCGCAATGTCGCTCTCGCGCAGTCCGTCGCCCATACCCGGGGGCGGTTGGGCCAGCCCTGGCCTgaccatcaacaccagcgGCCGATCGAGTCCGAGCAGAGGTTTCTCAGCATCCAACGGCGCCTCCACGCCTTGGGAGACCGCCAAGATGAGAACCGCCGGCATGAATGGGTATCCGTCCTTTTCCACTCAGAACCAAGGCTTCTTCACACGACACATGCGCCGAATATCGAGCAGCCTGCCGCGATTCAACAATCAGAGTCCCTAtgccgacaaggagaagccGGGCCGGGCATCATGGGCGACACGGAAGGTTCCTCTGGTGGGAAGGATACGGAGCGTCTTCGCGCGCATGGGCAGGAAGATGAAGCTGCGCTTGCTGATTCTTCTCTTGTTCTCTCTGGCCATGGTCATATTCTACAATACTCGTACGTCGGTGGGAACCCTCGCCACACTCTGGACATGTCGTTGACCATCCCACAGCTCTGGTGTACCACTGGCGGAGACACTTTGGTGGAGGCCAAAAGTATGTTATTATATTGGCCGCCAACGTCGGGGGAGGTGTCATGGAATGGAAAGGCGCCCGTGAATGGGCCATCGAGCGGGATAGCGTACggaacaagaagaagtacGCCAATCGATGGGGGTACGATCTTGAGATCGTCGACATGAGCACCAAAAAGCGATATGCGCACGAATGGCGCGAGAGCTGGGAGAAGGTCGACTTTATTCGCTCCGCCTTCCGCAAGTATCCCAAGGCCGAATGGTATGTTGAACGCGTAATACCTGATGTGATCAAGCTGACCCATGGGCGCAGGGTCTGGTGGCTCGACCTGAACACCTACGTAATGGAACTTTCGTACCCCTTGCAGAACCACATCTTCAACGACCTGAACAAGCACGTGTACCGCGATATCAATGAGTTCAACCCCCTGAACATCACTCACCCGTTCACCGACCCTTACCTGGACGAGGAGTCGCGAAGTGCCATCGGGGATGGGAAGCCCGAGTCCATCAACTTGATGCTCTCTCAGGACTGCTCGGGCTTCAACTTGGGCTCATTCTTCGTCAAAAGGGGTAATTGGGCTGACCGTATGCTCGACATTTGGTGGGACCCTGTCGCCTATGAGCAGAAGCACATGGAGTGGGAACACAAAGAACAAGACGCGCTGGAGCAATTGTACACGACTCAGCCGTGGATCCGCAAGCACACGGCGTTCCTTCCGCAACGGATGATCAACTCCTTCCCGCCCGGCGCTTGCTCCGAGAACGGCAATGATACCCGCATCCATTACGATCAGAAGGACCGGGACTTTGTCGTCAACATGGCAGGCTGCGAATGGGGCCGCGACTGCTGGGGCGAGATGTACAACTACCGCGAGCTCAGCTATTACCTGAACCGCAATCCATGGGAACGCTTCAAAGAGGATCTCATTGCCGTCCTCTGGTTCAAGCTCACCGGCCAGAAGGTCAAGCTATGAGACGACCAAAGACTCACAAAGACATGGTCCTGGTGTGCACTTGCGCATCAATCCCTGGGCCAATTAATAACGGCTGGTCGACCGTGTTTCTCTTCCAACGCCCCGCTTATTCAATAGAAGCACCTATCTTGTATACCACACAAAATACGCATGCGAAGCTCGAGAGCTCGGGGCACCCTGATGTCCACACGTCATGAGCGTTACGAAAGAACGAAGTAGAGGCCGTACAACGAGGTGGTTATTTGTAACAGGGCCGGTAGTACCAAAAGGAAGGGAGTTTAGTGTTGAGGGATGGGAGTATTCTGTCatcttcttgtccttttcGACGGCGCGATGTGTAAAACAGGGGTGCTTTattttccttcttttcctgcTGTGCGAATCTTCCGTTGCACTAGACGTTGTACGCTGTGGCATTCGCACATTAGCGGAAGCAGAGCCGCCTGGAAACCCTCTGGCTTCAAGAGCTGACGCCAGCCCGATGGTTTTGCGGTACAAGCTATTTTGCATTCCAGCGCCGCCACGAATCTATGTCTCCCACACAAATTTGGGCCGTTTATCTTTGTGCGGCTGATGTGCGGCCGAAATGTGAGTCGGGAACTCTGTTATGAGCTGCCTGTCAAAGTGAGAACGTGAGCTCTTCATCACCCTGTTTCTCGGTGGCTTCCCATCAACAGAAATCGCGTGCCGCTATGGAACCGTCACTCATACTGCTTCTCGGTCAACCTGAACACAGATCAAATATCTCGAGGTCGTCCGACGTTGGCGCAAGACGCACATAACCGACCGCGTGGCAATTAGTAGCCTGTCTCGAACTATGTATATTTTGATTTGCCTGGACGGCGTTGGAGACTGCCTATGCTGAGTGTAGAAGCTCATTGCAAAGTACTGGGCGAATGAGTCCGAGATGAGCCTGTTGGCGATGGAAGGCTGTCCCTTGTATCCGGAGCGGTTTAAAATCTGGGATTAATGGTGGGTTGCCTATGGCCTCTCGAGGGGCATCTTGCCCCGAGCAGCAAGGCTCAGAAACTCGAGCGGgaaggatgacgacgagctggGACCCACCTGGTAAGTCTCAAGATGGGTTGTTATGTGAATTTTGAGTAAGCGGACTTTGCCGAATCCCTCCCCGCGCTGCCTGAGCGTGTTCGCACTATGCTCGACGATGCATGCTCATAGTAGACGGGACGATCCAGGTAAGTTTTTGctcccttttttctttttctttcttccccttAATACCTTTTCCTTTTAGGTTCTGTCAATCTTGGCTCTAAACCCGTGCTATGGACCACGTCGTGTGGTACCTAGCTAGGAACCAGGAATTTCAGCATTGCGACGGGCGCGAGGGCGGGAGGCTGCCGGTGCGCTGCCGCATGGTGCGGCGCCCTTCGGCCCCACACGGAGGGGTCAcgtccatcgccgccgtgggTCACTCCGGTTCTTTTCACAGCTTACCCAAGCCATTTCTCTTTGCCTGCTTGTTTCTGCGGAATGCGTGCCCCGTTCAGGATCGTGGTTTCGAATTAGAGAATGACTCTGTCGTGCACTACGTGTCAAGACCCTTTTCTTGCCTGGTTACTAACTCAGCAGATCATCCCACAACAGGGCATCCGCAAGTTGGGTGAACTGTGTCTAGGTCCCAGCGGAAAAAAGTGGTCCAGGTTCCTGGTAAGTTCGTCTGCGCCCCGGGTGTTCGGATGGCGACTGTTTAATTTATTGCTTTCGGGGGTGATCGCCGTTGTGCCCCCCTGCTTTTGTATTAGAACCCTTCACGAAATAGACTCGGCCGCACGATCCAGTTACCAGTGAACGTCGCTTCAGGAGGCCTTGATCCGGGGTGAAGGCAGATGGATTTTTGTACTTTTTCGGATCGACGACGCATGGTTTGTTTTGTTGGGTTGGCATGCTACTGGAAGAGGTTCTCTGGAATTTCCGACCGGGCGAGTAGGAAAGGTCAAAGGCCATATCTCGAATTCGCCATCCTGTCGGCGCGTATTAAACGGGGGGCTGGTCCGTGATCTCCAGCGCAGTGTTGTGTTTCGTCCCAACCGGGATGCCTGAGAAGAAACCTCCAATGATGGAAATCCTCAGGGGTTGCGGTCAAGGGGTTTTGTGAGAAGTCGAGTCTCGGTAAAGGACCACTGGCAGTGCGGTTGAGGTAGCAAGCTGTCTGTCGGACGAC includes these proteins:
- a CDS encoding Galactosyl transferase GMA12/MNN10 family protein, which encodes MSLSRSPSPIPGGGWASPGLTINTSGRSSPSRGFSASNGASTPWETAKMRTAGMNGYPSFSTQNQGFFTRHMRRISSSLPRFNNQSPYADKEKPGRASWATRKVPLVGRIRSVFARMGRKMKLRLLILLLFSLAMVIFYNTPLVYHWRRHFGGGQKYVIILAANVGGGVMEWKGAREWAIERDSVRNKKKYANRWGYDLEIVDMSTKKRYAHEWRESWEKVDFIRSAFRKYPKAEWVWWLDLNTYVMELSYPLQNHIFNDLNKHVYRDINEFNPLNITHPFTDPYLDEESRSAIGDGKPESINLMLSQDCSGFNLGSFFVKRGNWADRMLDIWWDPVAYEQKHMEWEHKEQDALEQLYTTQPWIRKHTAFLPQRMINSFPPGACSENGNDTRIHYDQKDRDFVVNMAGCEWGRDCWGEMYNYRELSYYLNRNPWERFKEDLIAVLWFKLTGQKVKL
- a CDS encoding Glycoprotease family protein, translated to MSSYRVPESQRKTREHRPHDDRDDWEDEDVVTPIMDDDQVLIMDKTAAPSPLKLNKPASTRLSQPRYSVQKLKRLKSRQRQKAQNAKAGIKVVTDMTTLQQQQTAQQNRNPDLQQPKFVDAAALRALEGSPNSASVGNWNWLKKKTDHVGKSPQSASRSPLEQDLSPNDRPIVIGIALPPDMADREISPQTAVLKTPHDLPPGYANKHSVTSKPDTVTPLTPSQQRSVWSPDTPDTTSPFQSPHRSSSIYSQATGLGVRVARDAPPVPSVPSTYKQPERVVSVVLKDNEEEDNDGGSPCTLFEEDGAAASNCRRSTKTKEVAKSPDSAATQTRGWWDHITTPFLERKSPVVQNNSESQPVKAAEHGDYGSEKDTNMPAYKPRDSGPGIIKPSQIQPTTIQRPGLPASPKPSARNFQTPIVKIPTPRRTPSPLMDRRDPSPTASSRSATPRLQVQSEKVSLAEPSPAISEQPPPYSPPQQQKAVRYRAVFPTGHPLQALYPPSPGPISPAINGTMSSQGGIKMTDIPLTPSTGGNGFAPSTQVRLPERLAGTFIPGEHFLEASGNGHRVERERRRHEREEMTARKIGGFWRGRWCIPASGCYGRSGREGRKRRRVCLGVCGVGLALSILTIVLCITLIPRNNNSAQVDSIFVNLTDFPPMPTGVLSVVGPDNTAAVTGCSSPSTVWSCALPKEEHNSVAPYRANQPTFIMHIQWDNDTRNLWHVPNGELPRPGSSSQKRGSSFGGIISRARSYIRRQGSAFSPSPTPPAFEELYFLGNTTDGIESAEKAGEPTPFYLSVLKSGNESVGSSALDRRQNLEEPSGDISISLPPPDLEGDGTGAPAQLFPHVSQQPVRLYDRGLPTEHYGFYNYFKRTIYLKSVTTPNGTEDESNVPLDTNGGSRRSEAKFLVTWSQTRFLVQIWTRSTNSTQLLASNDGERPGTMPYPVTVKMDTHGGRSGEKFVWHWSVNDRQGIDTANPKLLPNDIGFGGAMVNPRKDRDASFGGFDGGTDDLAFTLQQDCDNNKITKQDTEGKRKLDWETDWETKGRIFQDKTGRKLPKIATPLWLNSAPVGLSDRL